Within Planococcus citri chromosome 2, ihPlaCitr1.1, whole genome shotgun sequence, the genomic segment agggtgtagatcacgaatttgacaatatttttttcgtaggggtgaatggtgggggatgaagggggtgaaaaattcaaaatctgaccATAATAATgagtgatatgtcgaaatgtatgtttttgagggtgtagatcacgaatttgacaatatttttttcgtaagggtgaACATTGAGGGATGAAGGGGTGAAAacggcgaaaaattcaaaatttgactataatgatgtgtgatatgtcaaaatgtacgttttcgagggtgtaggaagggtgaagggtgggggatgaagaattttctgttagggagccgtcaaagtcccagtaagaaaaaaatttgtaactttttaacaaaattcactatgatttttcactacaatcGAATGTGGAGATCGTTGGGtcactttcggtcaaaaatggcaattgacatcttgaaatacactatctcaagtaTTACCAGCTACTTCTCCCGTGcaatacatttcgacatatcacacgtcattatggtcaaattttttattttttgactccCCCCTTGACCCCCACCCCATacccctacaaaaaatattgtcaaattcgtattctgcgatcccaaaaacataagggagaaTATCATTGTACAGTTGTTTTAGGGTGTactgtaagtttttgaattacacccgttttgagggtgctcacagctcACTGTGCGGTCGAACTAAACGAAATTACCCGAGCGACgtgagggaatttttttctaaaatacctacaataaaaCTACTAGAATTATTAAACAATTACtgatgaacattttcaaaaaattctctgactttttgagggaaaattgctcgaaattttcgaaattaccTTACTTTTCCGGACGGCCGAAATTCCTgtacttttccaggttttccagaagAGTGGACACCGACTTTCTTTCTTGCATTGCGagtaaaaacacaaaattgaaaaacaaactaACATGCACTCATTCTGTACCTTATTTTTTTGTGGTAGGAACCAAACCGAGCGtaaattttgagtcatttttcaaaattcgttttaatATTGTCAATGTGGAGTAAGGCTAAAGACAACACTGAAAAAAGCTCAAGTATATCATACTTCTACCTAATAACATAAGCTTTCTAGCAGGACTGTTATTTATCTATTGAAAGTGATATAAATGGGATCGGATTTGCAAAGttatacaacaaaaaaaaatgaataaagatcacttgaaaaactgaactttatttgaaattaggttacgtaaaaaatacataatattaaatTACATATATGAATAATATGATAGACCACAAAGGATGAGaaacgaattcaaaaaaaaaaacattcacatacctacctagttactATGTaagcaaaacagtaaaaaacaTCTTCACATCGTTCTTCATCGGATGagtacgtacgtaggtactacATTAATTTTTATGCACAATGAGCAGATAATCTAACTCAAGTACTGAAAGCCATTCTATGCCAAATCGACGGATTTTCGCGCGatgggtcttcgattttttaaaaatcagatcataTGTAGAGGTCATAAAAAATCCCCCCTCTCATTCAGTAAAAAGTTTCACGAAAATGGTGTtcttttcatttgtttaaaacggcggcaaattttttcattaagtatgcttcatttgcaaaataatagccagaaaaatgatatttctcgTGAGTTCATTgataaatgggggggggggggggtttcacATGTTCATCTACATATtggagaaatatttcaaaaataagaaaatatgcattttttaggtttctgcttttgtttaaaacagtggaaaattttttcaaaatgtttcaatcaTAACATTATTGCACGAGAAATGGTACTTCTGGTCAATTCGTTGAGAAATTGAGAGGGAGGGAGAAGTTTTTCACATGTTCGCCTGCattttttctaaagaaaaaaacttgcccTGGGTAGGGATTGAACATAGGTTGCCACTCGCTTCTGTCACAttctctaaccactagaccattgccGCTGTTGTCCAGAGAGGTCTTAAAAGAATATttagtccattttttttctggacttggaaaatttttctcattgtgTTGTCGACTCAGACATCAACAAATGTGTCGACCACACCTCGAAATTTCTAAAGATattttatagatcttgtaattgacatcaacttcctcatcaaGATGGTGAATGTCAATCacaagatctacagaagtatctGCTTGATGACGAGTGACGACATCTTGTAGGTACTTTTGTAGACCCtcgaaattcaggtcgtcttgAAGATGCCAAAGTTGATGTCAGTTATAAGATCGACAAAAGTAAGTAACTAtgcaagatcaaaattttgtagatgcttttgttGATCTTATACTCGTAGTCAACATCAACTCTGGATCGACAAGACAAGACAACCTGAATTTCAATGCCAATCTCAGATCTGCAAAGGTATCTAATATGTATATCAAAACTTGCAGATTATTGTAGATAGAATAAATTGTAGACATCAATGAAGACCATCAGCATTTCCatcataaagttttgaaaatattgttaattttcaatcaattattGTAAATGTAGTTCAATTAACTcctttgtggataatgttctgacttttttcaatcaacaatcatgtaaaataaTGTCGATACTTTTGTTGAGGCCACTGACAATTTGCAACGATTATCaatgatctgtttttttttttttaatgtttcgagatatttcatcagaatcagattttggttgtttcaatttcatttcaacgatattttgagcaatttttcaaagtttttctcaattttgtcaattacctactggcaagaaaaaagattttttcacatttttatccaaaaagtgAGATGATTTTGCAGCTTTATGGCaataaatcaagacttttttttttttggaaattttgacattagAGTGAGAATGTTTAGTGATTACTGGCAGAAAAGCgagatttcaacaatttataaatttaagcATAACACAgagctaatttgaaaatttttaaatattttttctttgttattgggggggggggggggggggggttgaaaccTTGTGTAAAATGGTAACATTTTTgacttaatttttataaaaaaaagtgaaactttttagaaatgttctagcagaaaagtgagactttttggtgatttttcataggtattagccttgaaaattccaagttttaaaaatttggatccATAAAAAAACCGTAACCCAAATTAaccgaaaaaattccatcaaaaatctgtaactgtaaccataaccataacctTTAttcatctatcaattttttccaaaaccaaaactgtaACCAACATAATCAAcatgggaaaaaaatgttacctttaaccgtaaccgaaatttttttcattaaggcCAGCCAATTGAGCCAATAGCTAATAgccaaaagccaaaaatttcagatccacaccacctcccctttttggggaaccctccttttctgaaatttcaataacattgaaaatttttcaggatgttatgtatatccttagtaggtatccccacaaaaattttcaacccccttcccccatatttacccctcaaaataccgattttcaacttatttgatgctttttaacaatagtaaaaattgagggggctaagTGATCTGGAGagagctaggtgagtgtagcaaaaattttgatgtcatattcgtgctcagcggtatcgaatcataagaaaacgacaccttTCTCATTAATATTCAGTTagtttccccaaaattcccattttacccccaactctccctaagacacatttttacaccattttgaggggtaaatatggggggagggggttgaaaatttttgtggggatacctactaaggatatacataacatcctgaaaaattttcaaaatcggttaaaatggggccgagaaaagtgttattgaaatttcagaaaaggagggttccccaaaaaggggaggtggtgtggatctgaaatttttcacgcggtagtttctcaatggtacttaccttccatgctagtatcaacccgaacactctcggggcccatttcacccctcttaggcgcctataaactttatgtatttttcaggaaaccccccttttttgaatgcttctagccccaccccccttggaggtagaaggacagttgatatgtcactagatcgggaatttgacgtagaactcaaaaataaagctatttttgacgtaaaatcaacccccgaggataaaactgcaaaaaacccatttcgggggggttcaaccccccataaaaaaattagcaaggggtctgtggggtggtaattctcagggattattcaggggaccacccttgacaatttttcatcataaaagcttgggtggccaaaaatgtttttatttttgaaatatgatgcTAATTTGCCTCTATTAAGTGAtcaacttcatcattttttatcatttttatgaaaatttatggaaCATTGAacattcaatcatttttcaaaatttcaacatcgaaattaaataaatcgaaaTAATTAATACATTATACAAGCGACAGTCAGCGATGGTAGCGATCCAACTGAGTACAAAAATTAGCCAGTTACGGGGAACCCGTTGCCAGGTCACCTGTGACCTAGCTTGTTTTTTATCTACTCTCGACCAGTCGACCTCGTTTCATTCAATAAACAGAAGATTAAAACCTAAATTAATACAAGACCTATTATAAAAATATGACGTAAGTTTGTAGTTTGTAGTAGTACTTCGTGTACTGATAAGTCCGTCGCAATATAGGGAAGGCAACAACACAGAGTCTACCTTATCGGTCCACCTAGGAGAAAAAGGTTGCTCCCTGTAAAACCGGTATTTactatttgtatttctttttagTGCATTATTTAAGGAGGAGGTGCGGATTAATTCTATTGAAATCGTTTTTTTACAGacgaaataagaaaattttgcggcttattaattattatgaaaGAAAGAATGACGAATTCTCCATTATCTCAGAAGTTTGCAATAATTTAAACGAATACTCTTGCACTTGGCAATGTACaggagattgaaaaaaaatttacaagtgaaaaattgcagaagtttgcttttttttcgaaattcatctcgaggaccccaaaatgtttttatatcataagaaaggaaatttcattctctttccagtgatataattatttttaaaatccgcATACGCGATcgcgttgaaaaaaaggaactttGAGACGAAAATTGCTTAGGAGAAAAAGGTTGCCAATCAGGTGGATCGCGAGGTAGACTGAGAACTtgatttgagtttttctcaaaatccatCTCGCGGACcctatcatttttttacaccataagaaaggaaattttatccgCTTTCcattggtataaattttttcaaaatccgcaTACGCGGTCCTGCttgaaaaaaggatttttttcacctaaaaccTGCTTTCACTATTATAGGAGAAAAAGGTTGCCAGTTATGAATTGAgccattttcctcaaaattcatCTGGCGGaccctacaatttttttacatcataagaaaagaattttcatcctctttcgattggtataaattttttcaaaatcctcaaaCGCGAAGTCGCTTTAAAAAGCCAACTTAGAGCAGAAAACTGTGTAGGAGAAAAAAGTTGCCAGCCAGGTGGACCTCTAGGTAGACTCAGAAATAGATTTGAGTTTTACTCGAAACCCACCTCGAGGAGCCCACAATTTTTTCACGTCATATTATAGCAATTTTTATGCTCTTTTCaacggtgtaattttttttcgaaatcctcaAACGCAATCGTgcttaaaaacgtgaaaaactgtttaattttgagaaaaaaaagtggtttgagatgaattaaacaattttttctcaaaattcacctcgacgagcccaacatttttttacaccatattaaagcattttttatcctctttccagtgatatgatttttttcaacatcctCGGACACGAACACGCTTTAAAACACCAACTTAGAGCAGAAAACTTTGTAGGAGAAAAAAGTTGCCAGCCATTTTTCATCTCATAAATATGCAATTTACGAGACGAAAAATTgtgaggattttgaaaaaatttataccaatcAAAAGAGGATGAAAATTCCTTTcttatgatgtaaaaaaattgtagggtCCGCCAGatgaattttgaggaaaatggcTCAATTCATAACTGGCAACCTTTTTCTCCTATAATAGTGAAAGCAGgttttaggtgaaaaaatccttttttcaaGCAGGACCGCGTAtgcggattttgaaaaaatttataccaatgGAAAGcggataaaatttcctttcttatggtgtaaaaaaatgataggGTCCGCGAGatggattttgagaaaaactcaaatcaAGTTCTCAGTCTACCTCGCGATCCACCTGATTGGCAACCTTTTTCTCCTAAGCAATTTTCGTCTCaaagttcctttttttcaacgcgATCGCGTATgcggattttaaaaataattatatcactggaaagagaatgaaatttcctttcttatgatataaaaacattttggggtcctcgagatgaatttcgaaaaaaaagcaaacttctgcaatttttcacttgtaaattttttttcaatctcctGTACATTGCCAAGTGCAAGAGTATTCGTTTAAATTATTGCAAACTTCTGAGATAATGGAGAATTCGTCATTCTTTCtttcataataattaataagccgcaaaattttcttatttcgtCTGTAAAAAAACGATTTCAATAGAATTAATCCGCACCTCCTCCTTAAATAATGCActaaaaagaaatacaaatagtAAATACCGGTTTTACAGGGAGCAACCTTTTTCTCCTAGGTGGACCGATAAGGTAGACTCTGTGTTGTTGCCTTCCCTATATTGCGACGGACTTGTGTACTGATACTTACATAAATAAATACTGATAATTTCCTTCTATGATAAAACCACTATAAATGAAAGATTAACGAGCAGTTATAATTTTATACGTGAAACGTTGAACAGAAATGAGTTTTTTCTGCACATCGCATATTGTTATAATTATTATCACAATCGTCATTCGCGAACCACCTTCTGTAACGTGCTGCcgtcaaaatatcgaaatgagACAACTAGATGGCAAATATGAAAACCAAGTTGTGGCCGTTTTCGGGCTCGGCAAGACAGGCTTATCTACCATCCAAGCTTTTGGCCAGAGTAACGTCAGCAAAACGTACGCCTGGGATGACAACCAGCAACGAGTAACCAACGCGAAAACCATCTGTCCTCCAGGTACAATTTTTACCCCTCCTCAAGAATGGAACTGGCGTGAACTAAAAACATTGATATTAAGTCCCGGAGTACCTTTTTCGTATCCCAAGCCTCACGAAGTTGTTCAACtagcgaaaaaatcaaactgcgAGATCAAATCCGATATAGATCTATTCCTCGAAATGAAAACAGACCAGCAGAAAGTAATCGCAGTTACAGGTACGAATGGGAAATCAACGACTACGTCTTTAATAGGGCACATTCTACAGCTAGCAGGCAAAAAAGTATCCGTAGGTGGTAACTTGGGTAATCCGGTGTTGAATTTGGATAATGATTCGGATATTTACGTTATCGAATTGTCTTCTTTTCAAATAGAGTTGATGAACGAATTTGACGTGGATGTCGGCGTATTGTTGAATATTACACCGGATCATTTAGATAGACACGGAAATATGGAGAATTACGTCGAGATCAAGAAGAAATTAATCGACAGAAGTAAAGTCGCCGTTATCGGATGCGATAACAGAATTACAGCTCGCATATTCGACCAATTTGCTGGAAATAAGATCTCCGTATTGGCTTCTACGTCACCtttttcgaattcgaatatCAACCAAGGTGAAGCGAAGATAAATGTCATATCTAACGCTGAAAATATCGCAGCCGCGTGCGCAGTTTGTGAAATTCTGGGAATCGATGGAAACGTTGTCGTAAATGGAATTAAATCGTTTGCAGGATTGAAACACAGAAACGAACCATTGGGCAGAGTATCGAATGTGTTTTTTGTCAACGATAGCAAAGCAACGAACGCCGAATCGACGCAGAAGGCGATTTCGTCTTACAAACGAATACATTGGATCGTCGGTGGCCGGAGTAAAGAAGGTGGTATCGAATCGCtaagagaatatttttcaaatatcgaaAAAGCTTACTTGATTGGCGAATCGACCGAAGCTTTTGCCAACACTTTGAACGAAGGTGGAGTCAACTATGTTAAATGTGGCGATCTAGAGACTGCTTTTAGAATGGCTTTTGAAGAAGCCTCTAAAAATAGCGAAGAAGATCAGGCGACCGTATTGCTGTCTCCTTCGTGTGCTTCGTACGATCAATGGCGGAATTTCGAAGAACGTGGTGAAGCATTTTGCAGAATGTTTGAAAGATTGAAGAGTAGGTAATCATTCAACtggctgtgaaaaaaaaatggttatgcGGATCGATTTTAAGATTTCGAGAAGCCTTGATCCGTCGTACTTTTCTTTTACGTTTCTTGGAAATATTGCGGTGTATTTCGGGAGGTTTGTCCATACTGAAGTTGAATGGATCGAGGAGAGTTGAAGAATCTTTTCTTGCGAACTTTCAAAGCGTGTACTTTGGGAAAAGTGGATTGTAATCACATCGTTGGACACATTTTCTAGCTGGTTGGATACTTAATTTGCCTGATTTCACTtacaagaatgaaaaaaaaaaaaaaaagaaaacacatcTGGTTTTCTAATTGTCAAAATGTTACGCTTGGAGAACGCAAACTCTACGAAATATCCACCCAAACCAAAATCAAATCACAGATAGAAATTCAGCTCGAAATCGAATGTGCGTTATAAATGTTTTCCCCTTTCTCCAATGCTTTTCGatgaaaagtgataaaaaagcAGCAGGAGGGTGTCTACcggaattttttgaccaaatatcactacctttcaaaaaaaaatcactgcctttcaaaatatttttacccccccccctccaaagatttttcttttttttgaattttgtaattttttacattggagtaaatacacgttttcatcaatttgaaatcgatTCAATGATTTTATATATATAACCATTGCTACATTTATTCAAGTTGTTACAATTTTCCATGTGCAGGTAACTAtacctaagtaagtaagtaaatgttaaaaatacaaaatgagcaaactcgaaaaattaacaaatcaactacatatttcgagaatacaattctttcaaatatgaaagatgaaggattttttttagcagcGATTTTTCAAGAAGTCTAGTccatcaattaaaatttcaaaattaaaaagcaggactttagcaggacattttttaaacacttgggatttttcaagaggggaagggggtggacgaggcaaaattttacattacaattttcgcttttccaatgtcttcaaacatcccgagatttttttcaagcaagccgATGTCGAGAATATGATTTTGTCGCttaaattattgattttatcTCCACCTTTAAGGTTCTTGTTGCTGTAATGAAATTGGGAgaataaagaacttttttcaaaataaaaaacgaaaaaaaattaatggaaaagaacaacatttggaaaaacatgtaccaattttttgaaaaagctatcgaaaattaccatatttcgaggggtataaaaacgttgttttttggggtgatgaatgaagaagtttattattttcgcttcaaaattttaaaactgaaatgattatttttaaaaaaaaatcaaacttgaaaaaaaatcaaacttgaaaaaaaagctaacGAGGCTGTTGAGTGAAGCGAGACtaagaaagctttcaaaaagtaaaaaaaaaaacgttttttttatggaggtaaGGGAGTATTTTTTTGACTGAAAGTTCGACCATTTCTTAAATTTGAACATGAgtattttaaatcgaaaaaaaaaaccagcaaaTAGCCCGAAtcaagcgagggcaaaagctttcaaaaatatgtatgtaattcaagttctaaaaaagtcgacaaatgaaccattttttactctcatttttcactaccttttaagcaaaattgctgaaaaacattacttttttaccaccgactttcaaaatcactatctattttttcactactttcactaccaggtagacaccctgatattCAGACTTCGCACCTCTAAAAACCAAAATAACGAGGTGTCACACGACATTATCAGTCTCTTTCATTTTCTAACCAAATTAGGGTGCCTGTAGTTGTGATTGGAAGGAGGGAGGGGCGGGAATCAAAACATTAGGTTCATATTCGGACTCGGCACCTATAATCGCCATCTTCTTCCATCTTGAGTCGCCTACAGTGGAAATTGAGTGGGTCAAACCAAAAAACTAAGTTCATATTCCCACTTAGCACCACTAATAACCTAGCAAACGATATGCCACACGacatagtcatttttttcaaatctaactACCAAATTGAAACAGCTGGGGTGGGGTTGGAGGggtcaaataaaaaaactatGTTTATACTCAGACTTGACACCcctgaaaacctaacaaacgatatgtcacacgacgtagtcattttttcaaattttttaacaaactGAAGCGGCGGTGTGGTGGAGGTTGGAGgggtcagatcaaaaaattaaattcatattcgaactcagcacctcaAATAACCAAGCAAACGATAGGTCACAAGACATAGTCATTTCTTTCAAATCTTTGTACCAAATTGAAACAGCTGTAGTAGGGGTTGGAGGGGCCAAATAAAAAAACCAAGTTCATACTCGGACTCGACACCcccgaaaacctaacaaacgatatgtcactcgacatagttattttttttcaaatctttgtaCCAAATTTAAGtggaagtggggggggggggggtgtggagGGGTCAGATCAAAAAACCGAATTCATATTTGGACTTGGCACCcctgaaaacctaacaaacgatatatCACACGACAATATTTATTTGTCTTCCATTTTCAGGTCACCTTCGGGTGCCTATAGTGAGGGTTGAGAGGGTCCAACGAAAAAATCAAGcccatattcgaactcagcatccCTAATAACCTaataaacgatatgtcacacggtatcataatttttttctatttttggaccaaattgaAGTGTCTGTGATAGAGCTTCGAAAGGGGTTAGATCAAAGAAACAAGTTAATTGTATTCGGACTGGACTACTGTAAAAAAACGTAACAAACGATGTGCCATACGGCATTATcactttctttcattttcagacCCCAATTTCGGATACCTGAGGGGGGGAGAGGAAGTGCCAGATCGAAAaaccaagttcatttttgagctcagcacctcaaaaacctaacaaacgatatgtaaCACAGCATTCCTATAGTTATTTCAAATATACCTTCCTGTGTTAGTAAAAGCATCGTCTG encodes:
- the LOC135837573 gene encoding UDP-N-acetylmuramoylalanine--D-glutamate ligase-like; translated protein: MSFFCTSHIVIIIITIVIREPPSVTCCRQNIEMRQLDGKYENQVVAVFGLGKTGLSTIQAFGQSNVSKTYAWDDNQQRVTNAKTICPPGTIFTPPQEWNWRELKTLILSPGVPFSYPKPHEVVQLAKKSNCEIKSDIDLFLEMKTDQQKVIAVTGTNGKSTTTSLIGHILQLAGKKVSVGGNLGNPVLNLDNDSDIYVIELSSFQIELMNEFDVDVGVLLNITPDHLDRHGNMENYVEIKKKLIDRSKVAVIGCDNRITARIFDQFAGNKISVLASTSPFSNSNINQGEAKINVISNAENIAAACAVCEILGIDGNVVVNGIKSFAGLKHRNEPLGRVSNVFFVNDSKATNAESTQKAISSYKRIHWIVGGRSKEGGIESLREYFSNIEKAYLIGESTEAFANTLNEGGVNYVKCGDLETAFRMAFEEASKNSEEDQATVLLSPSCASYDQWRNFEERGEAFCRMFERLKSR